A stretch of the Vidua chalybeata isolate OUT-0048 chromosome Z, bVidCha1 merged haplotype, whole genome shotgun sequence genome encodes the following:
- the PTBP3 gene encoding polypyrimidine tract-binding protein 3 isoform X2, whose protein sequence is MSNSTPATGNEKKRSKGKRSPCSPSRVLHIRQIPNGVTGAEVISLGLPFGKVTNLLMLRGKGQAFLEMASLDAAVSMVNYYTPVTPHLHNQPVYIQYSNYKELRTDNQHNQARPQPAPQCVNAVQHGNLGITSALAAESGVLPSHGSVLRIVVENVFYPVTLDILYQIFSKFGFVLKIVMFHKNNQLQSLLQYADAMNAYYAKMSLDGHCIYTGCCTLRIEFSKLTNLTVKYNNDKSRDFTRIDLPFGDGQRTVETSLPFATQNIIFPSYTGPPGFAPALGFPQGAGPSVLPVPGALGPLTVTTSAAPGHMTIPDIPGNSVLLVSNLNPEAITPYGLFILFGVYGDVHRVKIMFKKRGIALVQMADASQAQLAINHLNGQRLYGRVMHATLSKYQTIQLPREGQEDKGLTKDYSNSPLHRFKNPCSKNFQNIFPPSATLHLSNIPPSVTVDDLKNLFTSKGSTVKGFKFFQKDCKMALIQLGSVEEAVHALIELHNHDFGENQHLRVSFSKSSI, encoded by the exons ATGAGCAATTCTACTCCAGCTACAG gtaatgagaagaaaagaagtaaaggaaaaagatCGCCATGTTCCCCTTCACGTGTCCTTCATATTCGTCAAATTCCAAATGGTGTTACCGGAGCAGAAGTTATTTCATTAGGTCTCCCTTTTGGCAAAGTAACCAATCTCTTGATGCTAAGAGGAAAAGGTCAG GCATTTTTGGAAATGGCTTCCCTAGATGCTGCTGTTTCTATGGTGAACTACTACACTCCTGTTACACCTCACCTCCACAATCAGCCAGTTTATATTCAGTATTCCAATTACAAGGAACTTAGGACTGACAATCAACATAATCAGGCT AGACCCCAACCTGCACCGCAATGTGTGAATGCTGTGCAGCACGGAAACCTGGGTATTACAAGTGCTCTTGCTGCTGAAAGTGGGGTCCTTCCAAGTCATGGTTCTGTTCTTCGAATCGttgttgaaaatgttttttatccTGTCACTTTAGACATACTGTATCAG ATTTTCTCTAAATTTGGCTTTGTCTTGAAGATTGTCATGTTCCATAAGAACAATCAACTTCAATCTCTGCTCCAATATGCTGATGCAATGAATGCATATTATGCCAAAATG tctctGGATGGCCATTGTATCTACACTGGATGCTGCACTCTGCGTATTGAATTCTCCAAGTTAACTAACCTAACAGTGAAGTACAACAATGACAAAAGTAGAGATTTCACTCGCATTGACCTTCCTTTTGGTGATGGCCAACGAACCGTGGAGACATCCTTACCCTTTG CCACCCAAAATATCATATTTCCATCATATACAGGGCCTCCTGGGTTTGCCCCAGCCTTGGGCTTTCCTCAGGGAGCAG GTCCTTCTGTTCTGCCTGTTCCTGGAGCACTTGGTCCTCTCACGGTCACCACATCAGCAGCGCCCGGACACATGACTATTCCTGATATTCCAGGAAACTCCGTTTTACTGGTCAGCAACCTCAACCCTGAA GCCATCACACCTTATGGACTTTTCATCCTATTTG GTGTGTATGGTGATGTGCATCGTGTGAAAATCATGTTTAAGAAAAGAGGAATTGCTTTGGTTCAGATGGCAGATGCATCCCAAGCTCAATTAg CTATCAACCACTTGAATGGACAGAGGCTTTATGGAAGGGTCATGCATGCTACTCTTTCAAAATATCAGACAATTCAACTTCCTCGTGAGGGACAAGAGGACAAAGGTCTGACAAAGGACTATAGCAATAGCCCTTTACATCGCTTTAAGAATCCCTGCTCTAAGAATTTCCAAAATATCTTTCCTCCATCTGCAACCTTGCATCTGTCCAACATCCC GCCTTCTGTTACTGTTGATGATTTGAAGAACCTTTTTACAAGTAAAGGATCTACTGTGAAAGGCTTCAAATTTTTCCA GAAAGATTGCAAAATGGCTCTTATCCAGCTGGGCTCAGTGGAAGAAGCAGTTCACGCTCTCATTGAGCTTCACAATCATGACTTTGGAGAAAACCAACATCTCAGAGTTTCCTTCTCAAAATCTTCAATCTGA
- the PTBP3 gene encoding polypyrimidine tract-binding protein 3 isoform X3, producing MEKSTHNRLFCFAGNEKKRSKGKRSPCSPSRVLHIRQIPNGVTGAEVISLGLPFGKVTNLLMLRGKGQAFLEMASLDAAVSMVNYYTPVTPHLHNQPVYIQYSNYKELRTDNQHNQARPQPAPQCVNAVQHGNLGITSALAAESGVLPSHGSVLRIVVENVFYPVTLDILYQIVMFHKNNQLQSLLQYADAMNAYYAKMSLDGHCIYTGCCTLRIEFSKLTNLTVKYNNDKSRDFTRIDLPFGDGQRTVETSLPFATQNIIFPSYTGPPGFAPALGFPQGAGPSVLPVPGALGPLTVTTSAAPGHMTIPDIPGNSVLLVSNLNPEAITPYGLFILFGVYGDVHRVKIMFKKRGIALVQMADASQAQLAINHLNGQRLYGRVMHATLSKYQTIQLPREGQEDKGLTKDYSNSPLHRFKNPCSKNFQNIFPPSATLHLSNIPPSVTVDDLKNLFTSKGSTVKGFKFFQKDCKMALIQLGSVEEAVHALIELHNHDFGENQHLRVSFSKSSI from the exons ATGGAAAAATCAACGCACAACAgacttttctgttttgcag gtaatgagaagaaaagaagtaaaggaaaaagatCGCCATGTTCCCCTTCACGTGTCCTTCATATTCGTCAAATTCCAAATGGTGTTACCGGAGCAGAAGTTATTTCATTAGGTCTCCCTTTTGGCAAAGTAACCAATCTCTTGATGCTAAGAGGAAAAGGTCAG GCATTTTTGGAAATGGCTTCCCTAGATGCTGCTGTTTCTATGGTGAACTACTACACTCCTGTTACACCTCACCTCCACAATCAGCCAGTTTATATTCAGTATTCCAATTACAAGGAACTTAGGACTGACAATCAACATAATCAGGCT AGACCCCAACCTGCACCGCAATGTGTGAATGCTGTGCAGCACGGAAACCTGGGTATTACAAGTGCTCTTGCTGCTGAAAGTGGGGTCCTTCCAAGTCATGGTTCTGTTCTTCGAATCGttgttgaaaatgttttttatccTGTCACTTTAGACATACTGTATCAG ATTGTCATGTTCCATAAGAACAATCAACTTCAATCTCTGCTCCAATATGCTGATGCAATGAATGCATATTATGCCAAAATG tctctGGATGGCCATTGTATCTACACTGGATGCTGCACTCTGCGTATTGAATTCTCCAAGTTAACTAACCTAACAGTGAAGTACAACAATGACAAAAGTAGAGATTTCACTCGCATTGACCTTCCTTTTGGTGATGGCCAACGAACCGTGGAGACATCCTTACCCTTTG CCACCCAAAATATCATATTTCCATCATATACAGGGCCTCCTGGGTTTGCCCCAGCCTTGGGCTTTCCTCAGGGAGCAG GTCCTTCTGTTCTGCCTGTTCCTGGAGCACTTGGTCCTCTCACGGTCACCACATCAGCAGCGCCCGGACACATGACTATTCCTGATATTCCAGGAAACTCCGTTTTACTGGTCAGCAACCTCAACCCTGAA GCCATCACACCTTATGGACTTTTCATCCTATTTG GTGTGTATGGTGATGTGCATCGTGTGAAAATCATGTTTAAGAAAAGAGGAATTGCTTTGGTTCAGATGGCAGATGCATCCCAAGCTCAATTAg CTATCAACCACTTGAATGGACAGAGGCTTTATGGAAGGGTCATGCATGCTACTCTTTCAAAATATCAGACAATTCAACTTCCTCGTGAGGGACAAGAGGACAAAGGTCTGACAAAGGACTATAGCAATAGCCCTTTACATCGCTTTAAGAATCCCTGCTCTAAGAATTTCCAAAATATCTTTCCTCCATCTGCAACCTTGCATCTGTCCAACATCCC GCCTTCTGTTACTGTTGATGATTTGAAGAACCTTTTTACAAGTAAAGGATCTACTGTGAAAGGCTTCAAATTTTTCCA GAAAGATTGCAAAATGGCTCTTATCCAGCTGGGCTCAGTGGAAGAAGCAGTTCACGCTCTCATTGAGCTTCACAATCATGACTTTGGAGAAAACCAACATCTCAGAGTTTCCTTCTCAAAATCTTCAATCTGA
- the PTBP3 gene encoding polypyrimidine tract-binding protein 3 isoform X1, with the protein MEKSTHNRLFCFAGNEKKRSKGKRSPCSPSRVLHIRQIPNGVTGAEVISLGLPFGKVTNLLMLRGKGQAFLEMASLDAAVSMVNYYTPVTPHLHNQPVYIQYSNYKELRTDNQHNQARPQPAPQCVNAVQHGNLGITSALAAESGVLPSHGSVLRIVVENVFYPVTLDILYQIFSKFGFVLKIVMFHKNNQLQSLLQYADAMNAYYAKMSLDGHCIYTGCCTLRIEFSKLTNLTVKYNNDKSRDFTRIDLPFGDGQRTVETSLPFATQNIIFPSYTGPPGFAPALGFPQGAGPSVLPVPGALGPLTVTTSAAPGHMTIPDIPGNSVLLVSNLNPEAITPYGLFILFGVYGDVHRVKIMFKKRGIALVQMADASQAQLAINHLNGQRLYGRVMHATLSKYQTIQLPREGQEDKGLTKDYSNSPLHRFKNPCSKNFQNIFPPSATLHLSNIPPSVTVDDLKNLFTSKGSTVKGFKFFQKDCKMALIQLGSVEEAVHALIELHNHDFGENQHLRVSFSKSSI; encoded by the exons ATGGAAAAATCAACGCACAACAgacttttctgttttgcag gtaatgagaagaaaagaagtaaaggaaaaagatCGCCATGTTCCCCTTCACGTGTCCTTCATATTCGTCAAATTCCAAATGGTGTTACCGGAGCAGAAGTTATTTCATTAGGTCTCCCTTTTGGCAAAGTAACCAATCTCTTGATGCTAAGAGGAAAAGGTCAG GCATTTTTGGAAATGGCTTCCCTAGATGCTGCTGTTTCTATGGTGAACTACTACACTCCTGTTACACCTCACCTCCACAATCAGCCAGTTTATATTCAGTATTCCAATTACAAGGAACTTAGGACTGACAATCAACATAATCAGGCT AGACCCCAACCTGCACCGCAATGTGTGAATGCTGTGCAGCACGGAAACCTGGGTATTACAAGTGCTCTTGCTGCTGAAAGTGGGGTCCTTCCAAGTCATGGTTCTGTTCTTCGAATCGttgttgaaaatgttttttatccTGTCACTTTAGACATACTGTATCAG ATTTTCTCTAAATTTGGCTTTGTCTTGAAGATTGTCATGTTCCATAAGAACAATCAACTTCAATCTCTGCTCCAATATGCTGATGCAATGAATGCATATTATGCCAAAATG tctctGGATGGCCATTGTATCTACACTGGATGCTGCACTCTGCGTATTGAATTCTCCAAGTTAACTAACCTAACAGTGAAGTACAACAATGACAAAAGTAGAGATTTCACTCGCATTGACCTTCCTTTTGGTGATGGCCAACGAACCGTGGAGACATCCTTACCCTTTG CCACCCAAAATATCATATTTCCATCATATACAGGGCCTCCTGGGTTTGCCCCAGCCTTGGGCTTTCCTCAGGGAGCAG GTCCTTCTGTTCTGCCTGTTCCTGGAGCACTTGGTCCTCTCACGGTCACCACATCAGCAGCGCCCGGACACATGACTATTCCTGATATTCCAGGAAACTCCGTTTTACTGGTCAGCAACCTCAACCCTGAA GCCATCACACCTTATGGACTTTTCATCCTATTTG GTGTGTATGGTGATGTGCATCGTGTGAAAATCATGTTTAAGAAAAGAGGAATTGCTTTGGTTCAGATGGCAGATGCATCCCAAGCTCAATTAg CTATCAACCACTTGAATGGACAGAGGCTTTATGGAAGGGTCATGCATGCTACTCTTTCAAAATATCAGACAATTCAACTTCCTCGTGAGGGACAAGAGGACAAAGGTCTGACAAAGGACTATAGCAATAGCCCTTTACATCGCTTTAAGAATCCCTGCTCTAAGAATTTCCAAAATATCTTTCCTCCATCTGCAACCTTGCATCTGTCCAACATCCC GCCTTCTGTTACTGTTGATGATTTGAAGAACCTTTTTACAAGTAAAGGATCTACTGTGAAAGGCTTCAAATTTTTCCA GAAAGATTGCAAAATGGCTCTTATCCAGCTGGGCTCAGTGGAAGAAGCAGTTCACGCTCTCATTGAGCTTCACAATCATGACTTTGGAGAAAACCAACATCTCAGAGTTTCCTTCTCAAAATCTTCAATCTGA
- the PTBP3 gene encoding polypyrimidine tract-binding protein 3 isoform X6 has product MASLDAAVSMVNYYTPVTPHLHNQPVYIQYSNYKELRTDNQHNQARPQPAPQCVNAVQHGNLGITSALAAESGVLPSHGSVLRIVVENVFYPVTLDILYQIFSKFGFVLKIVMFHKNNQLQSLLQYADAMNAYYAKMSLDGHCIYTGCCTLRIEFSKLTNLTVKYNNDKSRDFTRIDLPFGDGQRTVETSLPFATQNIIFPSYTGPPGFAPALGFPQGAGPSVLPVPGALGPLTVTTSAAPGHMTIPDIPGNSVLLVSNLNPEAITPYGLFILFGVYGDVHRVKIMFKKRGIALVQMADASQAQLAINHLNGQRLYGRVMHATLSKYQTIQLPREGQEDKGLTKDYSNSPLHRFKNPCSKNFQNIFPPSATLHLSNIPPSVTVDDLKNLFTSKGSTVKGFKFFQKDCKMALIQLGSVEEAVHALIELHNHDFGENQHLRVSFSKSSI; this is encoded by the exons ATGGCTTCCCTAGATGCTGCTGTTTCTATGGTGAACTACTACACTCCTGTTACACCTCACCTCCACAATCAGCCAGTTTATATTCAGTATTCCAATTACAAGGAACTTAGGACTGACAATCAACATAATCAGGCT AGACCCCAACCTGCACCGCAATGTGTGAATGCTGTGCAGCACGGAAACCTGGGTATTACAAGTGCTCTTGCTGCTGAAAGTGGGGTCCTTCCAAGTCATGGTTCTGTTCTTCGAATCGttgttgaaaatgttttttatccTGTCACTTTAGACATACTGTATCAG ATTTTCTCTAAATTTGGCTTTGTCTTGAAGATTGTCATGTTCCATAAGAACAATCAACTTCAATCTCTGCTCCAATATGCTGATGCAATGAATGCATATTATGCCAAAATG tctctGGATGGCCATTGTATCTACACTGGATGCTGCACTCTGCGTATTGAATTCTCCAAGTTAACTAACCTAACAGTGAAGTACAACAATGACAAAAGTAGAGATTTCACTCGCATTGACCTTCCTTTTGGTGATGGCCAACGAACCGTGGAGACATCCTTACCCTTTG CCACCCAAAATATCATATTTCCATCATATACAGGGCCTCCTGGGTTTGCCCCAGCCTTGGGCTTTCCTCAGGGAGCAG GTCCTTCTGTTCTGCCTGTTCCTGGAGCACTTGGTCCTCTCACGGTCACCACATCAGCAGCGCCCGGACACATGACTATTCCTGATATTCCAGGAAACTCCGTTTTACTGGTCAGCAACCTCAACCCTGAA GCCATCACACCTTATGGACTTTTCATCCTATTTG GTGTGTATGGTGATGTGCATCGTGTGAAAATCATGTTTAAGAAAAGAGGAATTGCTTTGGTTCAGATGGCAGATGCATCCCAAGCTCAATTAg CTATCAACCACTTGAATGGACAGAGGCTTTATGGAAGGGTCATGCATGCTACTCTTTCAAAATATCAGACAATTCAACTTCCTCGTGAGGGACAAGAGGACAAAGGTCTGACAAAGGACTATAGCAATAGCCCTTTACATCGCTTTAAGAATCCCTGCTCTAAGAATTTCCAAAATATCTTTCCTCCATCTGCAACCTTGCATCTGTCCAACATCCC GCCTTCTGTTACTGTTGATGATTTGAAGAACCTTTTTACAAGTAAAGGATCTACTGTGAAAGGCTTCAAATTTTTCCA GAAAGATTGCAAAATGGCTCTTATCCAGCTGGGCTCAGTGGAAGAAGCAGTTCACGCTCTCATTGAGCTTCACAATCATGACTTTGGAGAAAACCAACATCTCAGAGTTTCCTTCTCAAAATCTTCAATCTGA
- the PTBP3 gene encoding polypyrimidine tract-binding protein 3 isoform X4, producing the protein MEKSTHNRLFCFAGNEKKRSKGKRSPCSPSRVLHIRQIPNGVTGAEVISLGLPFGKVTNLLMLRGKGQAFLEMASLDAAVSMVNYYTPVTPHLHNQPVYIQYSNYKELRTDNQHNQARPQPAPQCVNAVQHGNLGITSALAAESGVLPSHGSVLRIVVENVFYPVTLDILYQIFSKFGFVLKIVMFHKNNQLQSLLQYADAMNAYYAKMSLDGHCIYTGCCTLRIEFSKLTNLTVKYNNDKSRDFTRIDLPFGDGQRTVETSLPFGPPGFAPALGFPQGAGPSVLPVPGALGPLTVTTSAAPGHMTIPDIPGNSVLLVSNLNPEAITPYGLFILFGVYGDVHRVKIMFKKRGIALVQMADASQAQLAINHLNGQRLYGRVMHATLSKYQTIQLPREGQEDKGLTKDYSNSPLHRFKNPCSKNFQNIFPPSATLHLSNIPPSVTVDDLKNLFTSKGSTVKGFKFFQKDCKMALIQLGSVEEAVHALIELHNHDFGENQHLRVSFSKSSI; encoded by the exons ATGGAAAAATCAACGCACAACAgacttttctgttttgcag gtaatgagaagaaaagaagtaaaggaaaaagatCGCCATGTTCCCCTTCACGTGTCCTTCATATTCGTCAAATTCCAAATGGTGTTACCGGAGCAGAAGTTATTTCATTAGGTCTCCCTTTTGGCAAAGTAACCAATCTCTTGATGCTAAGAGGAAAAGGTCAG GCATTTTTGGAAATGGCTTCCCTAGATGCTGCTGTTTCTATGGTGAACTACTACACTCCTGTTACACCTCACCTCCACAATCAGCCAGTTTATATTCAGTATTCCAATTACAAGGAACTTAGGACTGACAATCAACATAATCAGGCT AGACCCCAACCTGCACCGCAATGTGTGAATGCTGTGCAGCACGGAAACCTGGGTATTACAAGTGCTCTTGCTGCTGAAAGTGGGGTCCTTCCAAGTCATGGTTCTGTTCTTCGAATCGttgttgaaaatgttttttatccTGTCACTTTAGACATACTGTATCAG ATTTTCTCTAAATTTGGCTTTGTCTTGAAGATTGTCATGTTCCATAAGAACAATCAACTTCAATCTCTGCTCCAATATGCTGATGCAATGAATGCATATTATGCCAAAATG tctctGGATGGCCATTGTATCTACACTGGATGCTGCACTCTGCGTATTGAATTCTCCAAGTTAACTAACCTAACAGTGAAGTACAACAATGACAAAAGTAGAGATTTCACTCGCATTGACCTTCCTTTTGGTGATGGCCAACGAACCGTGGAGACATCCTTACCCTTTG GGCCTCCTGGGTTTGCCCCAGCCTTGGGCTTTCCTCAGGGAGCAG GTCCTTCTGTTCTGCCTGTTCCTGGAGCACTTGGTCCTCTCACGGTCACCACATCAGCAGCGCCCGGACACATGACTATTCCTGATATTCCAGGAAACTCCGTTTTACTGGTCAGCAACCTCAACCCTGAA GCCATCACACCTTATGGACTTTTCATCCTATTTG GTGTGTATGGTGATGTGCATCGTGTGAAAATCATGTTTAAGAAAAGAGGAATTGCTTTGGTTCAGATGGCAGATGCATCCCAAGCTCAATTAg CTATCAACCACTTGAATGGACAGAGGCTTTATGGAAGGGTCATGCATGCTACTCTTTCAAAATATCAGACAATTCAACTTCCTCGTGAGGGACAAGAGGACAAAGGTCTGACAAAGGACTATAGCAATAGCCCTTTACATCGCTTTAAGAATCCCTGCTCTAAGAATTTCCAAAATATCTTTCCTCCATCTGCAACCTTGCATCTGTCCAACATCCC GCCTTCTGTTACTGTTGATGATTTGAAGAACCTTTTTACAAGTAAAGGATCTACTGTGAAAGGCTTCAAATTTTTCCA GAAAGATTGCAAAATGGCTCTTATCCAGCTGGGCTCAGTGGAAGAAGCAGTTCACGCTCTCATTGAGCTTCACAATCATGACTTTGGAGAAAACCAACATCTCAGAGTTTCCTTCTCAAAATCTTCAATCTGA
- the PTBP3 gene encoding polypyrimidine tract-binding protein 3 isoform X5, translating to MEKSTHNRLFCFAGNEKKRSKGKRSPCSPSRVLHIRQIPNGVTGAEVISLGLPFGKVTNLLMLRGKGQAFLEMASLDAAVSMVNYYTPVTPHLHNQPVYIQYSNYKELRTDNQHNQARPQPAPQCVNAVQHGNLGITSALAAESGVLPSHGSVLRIVVENVFYPVTLDILYQIFSKFGFVLKIVMFHKNNQLQSLLQYADAMNAYYAKMSLDGHCIYTGCCTLRIEFSKLTNLTVKYNNDKSRDFTRIDLPFGDGQRTVETSLPFGPSVLPVPGALGPLTVTTSAAPGHMTIPDIPGNSVLLVSNLNPEAITPYGLFILFGVYGDVHRVKIMFKKRGIALVQMADASQAQLAINHLNGQRLYGRVMHATLSKYQTIQLPREGQEDKGLTKDYSNSPLHRFKNPCSKNFQNIFPPSATLHLSNIPPSVTVDDLKNLFTSKGSTVKGFKFFQKDCKMALIQLGSVEEAVHALIELHNHDFGENQHLRVSFSKSSI from the exons ATGGAAAAATCAACGCACAACAgacttttctgttttgcag gtaatgagaagaaaagaagtaaaggaaaaagatCGCCATGTTCCCCTTCACGTGTCCTTCATATTCGTCAAATTCCAAATGGTGTTACCGGAGCAGAAGTTATTTCATTAGGTCTCCCTTTTGGCAAAGTAACCAATCTCTTGATGCTAAGAGGAAAAGGTCAG GCATTTTTGGAAATGGCTTCCCTAGATGCTGCTGTTTCTATGGTGAACTACTACACTCCTGTTACACCTCACCTCCACAATCAGCCAGTTTATATTCAGTATTCCAATTACAAGGAACTTAGGACTGACAATCAACATAATCAGGCT AGACCCCAACCTGCACCGCAATGTGTGAATGCTGTGCAGCACGGAAACCTGGGTATTACAAGTGCTCTTGCTGCTGAAAGTGGGGTCCTTCCAAGTCATGGTTCTGTTCTTCGAATCGttgttgaaaatgttttttatccTGTCACTTTAGACATACTGTATCAG ATTTTCTCTAAATTTGGCTTTGTCTTGAAGATTGTCATGTTCCATAAGAACAATCAACTTCAATCTCTGCTCCAATATGCTGATGCAATGAATGCATATTATGCCAAAATG tctctGGATGGCCATTGTATCTACACTGGATGCTGCACTCTGCGTATTGAATTCTCCAAGTTAACTAACCTAACAGTGAAGTACAACAATGACAAAAGTAGAGATTTCACTCGCATTGACCTTCCTTTTGGTGATGGCCAACGAACCGTGGAGACATCCTTACCCTTTG GTCCTTCTGTTCTGCCTGTTCCTGGAGCACTTGGTCCTCTCACGGTCACCACATCAGCAGCGCCCGGACACATGACTATTCCTGATATTCCAGGAAACTCCGTTTTACTGGTCAGCAACCTCAACCCTGAA GCCATCACACCTTATGGACTTTTCATCCTATTTG GTGTGTATGGTGATGTGCATCGTGTGAAAATCATGTTTAAGAAAAGAGGAATTGCTTTGGTTCAGATGGCAGATGCATCCCAAGCTCAATTAg CTATCAACCACTTGAATGGACAGAGGCTTTATGGAAGGGTCATGCATGCTACTCTTTCAAAATATCAGACAATTCAACTTCCTCGTGAGGGACAAGAGGACAAAGGTCTGACAAAGGACTATAGCAATAGCCCTTTACATCGCTTTAAGAATCCCTGCTCTAAGAATTTCCAAAATATCTTTCCTCCATCTGCAACCTTGCATCTGTCCAACATCCC GCCTTCTGTTACTGTTGATGATTTGAAGAACCTTTTTACAAGTAAAGGATCTACTGTGAAAGGCTTCAAATTTTTCCA GAAAGATTGCAAAATGGCTCTTATCCAGCTGGGCTCAGTGGAAGAAGCAGTTCACGCTCTCATTGAGCTTCACAATCATGACTTTGGAGAAAACCAACATCTCAGAGTTTCCTTCTCAAAATCTTCAATCTGA